The Salegentibacter mishustinae genome includes a window with the following:
- a CDS encoding adenylate kinase produces MTNLVLFGPPGAGKGTQADILKEKYQLIHISTGDVFRYNIKNKTELGLNAKSFIDKGQLVPDEVTIKMLNAEVDKNEGANGFIFDGFPRTAAQADALAELLKLKNTEVTAMIALEVDDEILVDRLLERGKTSGRKDDADESVIRNRIKVYYNETAVLKEYYKKQDKYYGVDGVGSIEEITQRLSAVIDKLQA; encoded by the coding sequence ATGACAAATTTGGTTTTGTTTGGCCCTCCTGGCGCCGGCAAAGGAACTCAGGCAGACATCTTAAAAGAAAAATATCAGCTAATTCATATCTCTACTGGAGATGTATTTAGATATAATATTAAGAATAAAACCGAATTGGGCCTGAATGCTAAATCTTTTATAGATAAAGGTCAGTTAGTCCCTGATGAGGTAACCATAAAAATGTTGAACGCTGAAGTTGATAAAAACGAAGGCGCTAACGGATTTATTTTTGATGGTTTTCCACGAACTGCTGCCCAGGCCGATGCTTTAGCTGAATTATTAAAGTTGAAGAATACCGAAGTTACCGCGATGATCGCTTTAGAAGTTGATGACGAGATTTTGGTAGATAGGCTTTTGGAAAGAGGAAAAACCTCTGGAAGAAAAGATGATGCTGATGAATCGGTAATAAGGAACAGGATCAAGGTTTATTACAACGAAACTGCAGTTCTTAAAGAATATTATAAAAAACAGGACAAGTATTACGGGGTGGATGGAGTAGGATCTATCGAAGAAATTACCCAACGCTTAAGTGCAGTGATTGATAAGCTACAGGCTTAA
- a CDS encoding OmpA family protein, translating to MKNLYSTLFILFIGLAAFGQSAEIKKADKLFVQRAYMDAAEAYEKVVDKNQQVLQNLGDAYFYTNQMESAAEVYRTLFLRHEENTAPEYQFRFAHSLRAIGNQDEANEYMSDYTGEEVNYEDFARKLDTVAPHVYTTEQIMNNSASADFGIAFYGDRIAFASTRNQERPVYPWNKKPTLDLYTAEMSEDGELSDIVLFSDKINTDEHESSATFSQDGQVMYFDRNSENRVKNEEGIRVAHIKIFRAEMVDGEWSNIEALPFTSDEFSTEHPSLSADGSKLYFASDMPGSEGSFDIYVVDVNEDGTYGEPENLGTGINTPHREQFPYISEEGVLYFASDGHQGFGNLDVFRAEGDFNEAQNLGNTVNSGHDDFAFVIDEENQKGYLASNRRGSDNLYVFTREDYVPPVVDFDDRETNLETGRQQLKDVGNIYFAFDKSTIKEESKPTLDKVVNIMNKYPELLIEIGSHADARGSDKYNMALSERRAASTLEYLVENGIDRSRLTSKGYGESMPLNDCTQPTGCTAEQYAKNRRSEFTIMNNEDTMNSNEMEDKE from the coding sequence ATGAAAAATTTATATAGTACCCTTTTTATTCTTTTTATAGGCCTTGCCGCTTTTGGGCAAAGCGCCGAAATAAAGAAGGCAGATAAATTGTTTGTTCAAAGAGCATACATGGACGCTGCAGAAGCTTATGAAAAAGTAGTAGATAAGAATCAGCAGGTTTTACAAAATCTGGGAGATGCTTATTTCTACACCAATCAAATGGAAAGTGCTGCGGAAGTTTACCGCACACTCTTCCTTAGACACGAAGAGAATACCGCTCCGGAATATCAGTTTCGCTTTGCACATTCTTTACGCGCTATAGGAAACCAGGATGAAGCTAACGAGTATATGAGTGATTATACTGGTGAAGAAGTAAACTACGAAGATTTTGCTCGTAAATTAGATACTGTGGCACCTCACGTTTATACTACTGAGCAAATCATGAACAACAGTGCTTCAGCTGATTTTGGTATTGCTTTTTACGGAGATCGAATTGCTTTTGCTTCAACTAGAAATCAGGAGCGTCCGGTTTATCCTTGGAACAAAAAGCCAACACTAGATCTTTACACTGCTGAAATGTCTGAAGATGGTGAACTAAGTGATATCGTATTATTTTCAGATAAAATTAATACCGATGAGCACGAGAGTTCTGCAACTTTTAGTCAGGATGGCCAGGTAATGTATTTTGACCGTAACAGTGAAAACAGAGTAAAGAACGAAGAAGGAATTAGAGTTGCCCATATTAAAATCTTCCGTGCAGAAATGGTAGATGGCGAATGGAGCAATATCGAAGCACTTCCTTTTACTAGCGATGAATTTTCTACTGAACACCCAAGCTTAAGTGCTGATGGAAGCAAACTTTATTTTGCCAGCGATATGCCAGGTTCTGAAGGTTCTTTTGATATCTATGTTGTAGATGTAAATGAAGACGGAACTTACGGGGAGCCAGAAAATCTTGGTACTGGAATTAACACTCCACACCGTGAGCAATTTCCTTACATTAGCGAAGAAGGAGTACTTTATTTCGCTTCAGATGGACACCAGGGATTTGGTAACTTAGATGTATTTAGAGCTGAAGGAGATTTTAACGAAGCTCAAAATCTTGGTAATACTGTAAATAGTGGTCACGATGATTTCGCCTTTGTAATAGACGAAGAAAACCAAAAAGGATACCTTGCTTCTAACCGAAGAGGTTCAGATAACCTTTATGTATTTACCAGAGAAGATTATGTTCCTCCAGTTGTTGATTTTGACGACAGAGAAACCAACCTTGAAACGGGTAGACAACAATTAAAGGATGTTGGAAATATTTACTTCGCTTTCGATAAATCTACTATCAAAGAGGAGTCTAAACCAACACTTGATAAAGTTGTAAATATCATGAATAAGTATCCTGAGCTGCTAATTGAAATTGGTTCTCACGCTGATGCAAGAGGTTCAGATAAATATAACATGGCACTTTCTGAGAGACGTGCAGCTTCTACTTTAGAGTATCTTGTTGAAAACGGTATAGACCGCAGCAGATTAACTTCTAAAGGCTACGGAGAAAGCATGCCACTTAATGACTGTACGCAACCTACAGGTTGTACTGCAGAGCAGTATGCTAAGAATAGACGTAGTGAATTCACCATTATGAATAATGAAGACACTATGAATTCTAACGAAATGGAAGATAAAGAATAG
- a CDS encoding DUF4136 domain-containing protein, translating into MKLIKLLFVCALLSSCNTPKAAYDYDDTVSFNNYKTYQLFPDFQTGLSQLDETRLITSIKNGMESKGFSTSEEPDVFVNAYSREFMDQNRSSIGIGVGGGGRSGGVGVSGGIPIENNSVILEVTIDFIDVAEDSLVWQAIVETKFNPNASPEERRAMFDEIVQKALEGYPPNE; encoded by the coding sequence ATGAAACTAATAAAATTACTTTTTGTTTGTGCCCTGCTATCCTCTTGCAATACGCCAAAAGCTGCATATGATTATGATGATACAGTCAGCTTTAATAATTATAAAACTTATCAGCTTTTTCCCGATTTTCAAACAGGTCTATCCCAATTAGATGAAACCCGTCTTATTACCAGTATAAAAAACGGAATGGAAAGTAAAGGCTTTTCAACCTCTGAAGAGCCTGATGTTTTTGTAAACGCATATTCCAGGGAGTTTATGGATCAAAACCGAAGCAGTATTGGAATTGGAGTTGGCGGCGGTGGAAGAAGTGGAGGGGTAGGAGTTTCCGGAGGAATTCCTATTGAGAATAATTCGGTAATTCTTGAGGTAACAATAGACTTTATAGATGTTGCTGAAGATTCTTTAGTATGGCAGGCTATTGTGGAAACCAAATTTAATCCAAACGCTTCTCCTGAAGAACGTAGAGCGATGTTTGACGAAATTGTGCAGAAAGCTTTAGAAGGCTATCCTCCTAACGAATAA
- the obgE gene encoding GTPase ObgE: MTEGNFVDYVKIHVASGKGGSGSSHLHREKYIAKGGPDGGDGGRGGHVIVKGNKNLWTLYHLKFKRHIRAEHGGNGSKQRSSGAEGSDEYIEVPLGTVIRDTETQKVIHEITEDGKEYLVAEGGMGGRGNWHFKSSTNQTPRYSQPGIDGTEVDITLELKVLADVGLVGFPNAGKSTLLSVITAAKPKIADYEFTTLKPNLGIVEYRDFKTFVVADIPGIIEGAAEGRGIGHRFLRHIERNSTLLFLIPADAPNISEQYEILLDELRRYNPEMLDKDRLIAISKSDMLDAELKLEMKHELDKNLGAPYLFISSVAQQGLTELKDRLWEMLNKEPS; the protein is encoded by the coding sequence ATGACTGAAGGGAATTTTGTTGATTATGTAAAGATACACGTAGCTTCCGGGAAAGGAGGTAGTGGTTCTTCGCACCTACACCGCGAAAAGTACATTGCGAAAGGTGGCCCCGATGGTGGTGATGGTGGCCGTGGTGGCCATGTGATTGTGAAAGGGAACAAAAACCTTTGGACACTTTATCATTTAAAATTTAAAAGACATATTCGTGCCGAACACGGTGGGAATGGAAGTAAGCAACGCAGTAGCGGTGCAGAAGGTTCTGATGAATATATTGAGGTGCCTTTAGGAACAGTAATTAGAGATACCGAAACCCAAAAGGTTATTCATGAAATTACCGAAGACGGAAAGGAATATCTCGTTGCCGAAGGTGGAATGGGTGGCCGTGGAAACTGGCATTTTAAAAGTTCTACAAACCAAACCCCGCGCTATTCTCAGCCTGGGATTGACGGTACAGAAGTAGATATTACTCTTGAGCTAAAAGTTTTAGCAGATGTTGGTCTGGTTGGTTTTCCTAATGCCGGAAAATCTACTTTATTGTCGGTAATTACCGCTGCAAAACCTAAGATAGCCGATTACGAGTTTACTACGTTGAAACCTAATTTGGGTATTGTAGAATATCGCGATTTTAAAACTTTTGTAGTTGCTGATATTCCTGGAATTATTGAAGGCGCTGCGGAAGGAAGAGGTATTGGGCATAGGTTCTTAAGACATATTGAAAGAAACTCTACGTTATTGTTCTTGATCCCTGCCGATGCTCCTAATATTTCTGAGCAATATGAAATCTTACTGGATGAATTGCGCAGATATAATCCTGAAATGCTGGATAAAGACCGGCTTATTGCTATTTCTAAAAGTGATATGTTAGATGCTGAGTTAAAGTTGGAAATGAAACACGAGTTGGATAAAAATTTAGGTGCTCCTTACCTGTTTATTTCATCGGTAGCACAACAGGGTTTAACCGAACTTAAAGATAGGTTATGGGAAATGCTAAATAAAGAACCTTCTTAA
- a CDS encoding gliding motility-associated C-terminal domain-containing protein: MQNFTFGRKGTNWFLFAFLLLIGTLPSFGQNDCPDLDNFSFSQSQTFCLTQTVSELDTDGFPVYQTDDNANDTQAIPQNELLADGETYFVGGESGQCERIAIEVTVNSQQRPQNTITNSIVAGFEFTTCTPANYSAENLANIFVALDDYSIEVYDSEESTTPLTGPLVSGNSYFVAQVPDGSQDSGSNTCPSQRVAVGFNPNQIEAPSAATAQTFCEDATVADLEAEGTYDNTQAIRWYRSQNGNSPLAPSTQLIDGQTYYAGQVVNERGSPLPPCETPAEDRVAVTVEVIPSDLTEETQRFCESIGEGNNFRGPEVQDLSPAGEWFADATSTEPLDPNTELVDEEDYFNRAGDNECSQLRVTADFFSTPNAGSTTQTNFCENAEPENLVDRINDSQLGSPDQTGTFSPALSTGTNIFNPADYEPGNYNFTYIVEGNDDCPTDTSSITVTVQESPNAGADVDEQVCTSDLEDISALITEFSGYLEGRDQDGTFDNNSTSEVETYNLQELGGALFAEYQANQPNGVGTYSYTYTVTNDETDCTDSSTIVLEISQSPNAGESLTIYLEDRDDSIIDLLAELGGDPGGTWDTGNGTFDPTTGTTPASFTYTITGQNECSSSATVTILDELVDCPEVTQTEQSFCESIGEGNNFRRPTVSNLSPANAVWYDSADSETALADDTILEDGETYFAGNTNGTCEDRDSVIVTLDDSPNAGATTFITVCSTDDSFDILDVLNPSILGDADQGGTISPALASGTTVFDPSIDTAGQYTYTVQSTNEDCPDDLARITIRVLEGPNAGENGSIEFTREDDPVNLITYLGGNPDLTGTWSPGNENGDFDPATDESGVYTYTVTNDNECQDLATVTVTFSDEPIEECPEVTQSEQSFCESIGEGNNFRRPTVSDLLPATAVWYVSADSETALASDTILEDGQTYFAGNTNGTCEERDSVIVTLDDSPNAGSTTSITVCTSDDAFDILDKLNPSILGEAEEGGTIAPALVSGTTIFDPSVDTEGQYTYTVQSTNETCPDDEAIITITIDDTLEADAGSDVEDIIVCSTDADINLFNYLSGDVGQEGYFEELEDGIFSPSNNGAGTFTFTFTVDPTSDCVIGSDSAIYSVEVLQGPNAGDNGSIEFSREDDPVNLINYLGGDPDEGGLWSPGSENGDFDPATGESGVYTYTVTNDNECQDSATVTVTFSNEPIEECPEVTESEQAFCESIGEGNESRQPTISDLLPANAVWYDSVESETALADNTVLIDGQTYFAGNTNGTCDDRNSVTVILDDSPNAGATTSLEVCTSDDAFDILDVLNPSILGEAEEGGTISPALASGTTIFDPSVDTEGQYTYTVSSTNDACPDDEAIITITFAEGANAGEDMNVTVCSNDDLQDLFTLISVDADMDGEFTLDGEVITDGIMDPSAFEAGTYEVVYTVMAEDDQCGGDDTATITITLGEAPEAPTTGDAVAFCAIDGATAALLDAEGTNLTWYSDADLSMMVNEEDLLVNGEYYVTQTADNGCESEAAMIMVNIVDSPAPTISSDYELCAFDNPTLADLTAEINETGEVTWYESADSMTALSNNAMLTDGTTYYATLISDNGCESSERLAVTVTLEDCALLFPEAITPNGDGRNDRLVIENIESEYPNYNITIFNRWGNAVYKGNASTPTWDGTSNQSGSLGDDVLPVGVYFYVVDFNDGSTEPRQGKVYLNR; the protein is encoded by the coding sequence ATGCAAAATTTTACTTTTGGGAGGAAGGGAACAAATTGGTTCCTTTTCGCCTTTTTACTGTTAATTGGAACCCTGCCTTCATTTGGGCAGAATGATTGTCCAGATCTGGATAATTTTAGTTTCTCTCAATCCCAAACTTTTTGTCTTACACAAACTGTTAGCGAACTAGATACCGATGGTTTCCCGGTTTACCAGACAGATGATAACGCGAATGATACTCAAGCCATCCCGCAAAATGAACTTCTTGCGGATGGAGAAACCTATTTTGTAGGTGGAGAATCTGGACAATGTGAGCGTATTGCTATTGAAGTTACAGTTAATAGTCAACAACGACCCCAAAATACTATTACTAATAGTATTGTAGCAGGTTTTGAATTTACTACCTGTACACCAGCTAACTATTCCGCTGAAAATTTAGCGAATATTTTTGTTGCTTTAGATGATTACTCAATCGAAGTTTATGACAGTGAGGAGTCTACCACACCATTAACGGGGCCATTGGTATCTGGAAACAGTTACTTTGTTGCCCAAGTACCTGATGGTTCTCAAGATTCGGGCAGCAATACCTGTCCATCACAAAGAGTTGCTGTGGGGTTCAACCCAAATCAAATAGAAGCTCCTAGCGCAGCTACTGCACAAACTTTTTGTGAAGATGCGACAGTTGCAGACTTAGAAGCAGAAGGAACTTATGATAATACTCAAGCTATTAGATGGTATCGTTCTCAAAATGGAAATTCTCCATTAGCACCCTCTACACAACTAATTGACGGCCAAACATACTATGCAGGCCAGGTAGTTAATGAGAGAGGAAGCCCGCTACCTCCATGTGAGACTCCTGCTGAAGATAGAGTTGCTGTTACGGTTGAAGTTATACCATCAGATTTAACTGAAGAAACTCAAAGATTTTGTGAATCTATAGGAGAAGGAAACAATTTTAGAGGTCCTGAGGTACAGGATTTAAGTCCTGCTGGAGAATGGTTTGCTGATGCAACCTCTACAGAACCTTTAGATCCAAATACTGAATTAGTTGATGAAGAAGATTATTTTAACAGAGCTGGCGATAACGAATGTAGCCAATTAAGAGTTACTGCAGATTTTTTCTCAACTCCAAATGCTGGTAGCACTACTCAAACAAATTTTTGTGAGAATGCCGAACCTGAAAATTTAGTGGATAGAATAAACGATTCTCAATTAGGCTCACCCGATCAAACAGGAACATTTTCCCCGGCATTATCTACAGGAACTAATATTTTTAATCCTGCTGATTATGAACCTGGTAATTATAACTTCACTTATATAGTAGAAGGAAATGATGATTGTCCAACCGACACTTCATCTATAACAGTTACCGTTCAGGAAAGCCCTAATGCCGGAGCAGATGTAGACGAGCAAGTTTGCACATCTGATTTAGAAGATATTTCGGCATTAATTACTGAGTTTTCTGGCTATTTAGAAGGCAGAGATCAGGACGGGACTTTTGATAACAATTCAACTTCAGAAGTTGAAACATACAATTTGCAGGAATTGGGAGGTGCCTTATTTGCAGAATATCAGGCCAATCAACCTAATGGAGTAGGAACTTATTCTTATACCTATACAGTTACCAATGATGAAACAGATTGTACAGATTCCTCTACAATTGTTTTAGAAATTTCACAATCGCCCAATGCAGGTGAAAGTCTCACTATTTATTTAGAAGACCGAGATGATTCAATTATTGATCTTTTGGCAGAACTTGGAGGTGATCCAGGTGGAACATGGGATACAGGGAACGGTACATTTGATCCAACCACGGGCACTACTCCAGCTTCTTTCACCTATACAATAACAGGTCAAAATGAGTGTTCATCAAGTGCAACAGTTACAATTCTTGATGAGCTTGTTGACTGTCCTGAAGTTACACAAACAGAACAATCATTCTGCGAATCTATAGGAGAAGGCAATAATTTTAGAAGACCTACAGTTTCTAACCTATCACCTGCTAATGCTGTTTGGTATGATTCAGCAGATAGTGAAACAGCTTTAGCTGATGATACAATTCTTGAAGATGGCGAAACCTATTTTGCAGGAAATACAAATGGAACCTGTGAAGATAGAGATTCAGTAATCGTAACTTTGGATGATTCGCCAAATGCAGGAGCTACTACTTTTATAACGGTATGTAGCACTGATGATTCTTTTGACATTCTTGACGTTTTAAACCCATCAATTCTCGGTGATGCAGATCAGGGCGGAACAATTTCTCCAGCATTAGCTAGCGGAACTACAGTATTTGACCCATCAATTGATACAGCAGGCCAGTATACTTATACAGTACAAAGTACAAATGAAGACTGTCCAGATGACCTAGCTAGAATTACAATAAGAGTACTTGAAGGACCAAATGCTGGAGAAAATGGAAGTATCGAATTTACAAGAGAGGATGATCCCGTTAATCTAATTACTTATTTAGGTGGTAATCCAGATTTAACTGGCACCTGGAGTCCAGGAAATGAAAATGGTGATTTCGACCCTGCTACAGACGAATCAGGGGTTTATACCTACACGGTAACTAATGATAACGAATGCCAAGATTTAGCTACTGTTACTGTAACATTCTCGGATGAACCAATTGAAGAATGTCCTGAAGTAACTCAAAGTGAACAATCATTCTGTGAATCTATAGGAGAAGGAAATAATTTTAGAAGACCTACAGTTTCGGATCTATTACCAGCTACTGCAGTTTGGTATGTTTCAGCAGATAGTGAGACAGCCTTAGCTAGCGACACTATATTGGAAGATGGCCAAACCTACTTTGCAGGAAATACAAATGGAACCTGCGAAGAGAGAGATTCGGTAATCGTAACTTTGGATGATTCGCCAAATGCTGGGTCTACTACTTCTATAACAGTATGTACCAGCGATGATGCCTTTGATATTCTTGACAAATTAAACCCATCTATTCTGGGTGAAGCAGAAGAGGGAGGAACAATAGCTCCAGCACTAGTAAGTGGAACAACTATTTTTGACCCATCTGTAGATACGGAAGGACAGTATACCTATACAGTACAAAGTACAAATGAAACCTGTCCTGATGATGAAGCTATAATCACAATAACAATAGATGATACATTAGAGGCTGATGCAGGTAGTGATGTTGAGGATATCATTGTATGCTCAACCGATGCGGATATTAACTTATTTAACTATTTAAGTGGGGATGTAGGACAAGAAGGTTATTTTGAAGAATTAGAAGACGGGATTTTCAGCCCCTCTAATAACGGCGCAGGAACTTTCACCTTTACTTTTACAGTAGATCCTACTTCCGATTGTGTAATAGGAAGTGATTCTGCTATTTATTCAGTAGAAGTTCTCCAGGGACCTAATGCTGGTGATAATGGAAGTATCGAATTTTCTAGAGAGGATGATCCCGTTAACTTAATTAATTATTTAGGCGGAGATCCAGATGAGGGTGGCTTGTGGAGTCCAGGTAGTGAAAATGGTGATTTCGACCCTGCCACAGGCGAATCAGGAGTTTATACCTACACGGTAACTAATGATAATGAATGTCAAGATTCAGCTACTGTTACTGTAACATTCTCTAATGAACCAATTGAAGAATGTCCTGAAGTAACCGAGAGTGAACAAGCTTTCTGTGAATCTATAGGTGAAGGCAATGAATCAAGACAACCTACAATTTCGGACCTATTACCTGCTAACGCGGTATGGTATGACTCAGTAGAAAGTGAAACAGCCCTAGCAGATAACACTGTACTTATAGATGGTCAAACCTATTTTGCAGGAAATACAAATGGAACCTGTGACGACAGAAATTCTGTTACAGTTATTTTAGATGATTCACCAAATGCAGGAGCTACTACTTCTCTAGAAGTATGTACCAGTGATGATGCTTTTGATATTCTTGACGTTTTAAACCCATCTATCCTAGGTGAAGCGGAAGAGGGAGGAACAATATCTCCAGCGCTGGCAAGTGGAACAACTATTTTTGACCCATCTGTAGATACGGAAGGACAGTACACTTATACCGTTTCAAGCACAAACGACGCCTGTCCTGATGATGAAGCGATAATCACAATTACTTTCGCTGAAGGCGCCAACGCCGGTGAAGATATGAACGTAACAGTTTGTTCAAATGACGATCTTCAGGATCTTTTCACATTGATCTCTGTAGATGCAGATATGGATGGTGAGTTCACTTTAGATGGAGAAGTTATTACCGACGGTATTATGGATCCTTCAGCTTTCGAAGCTGGAACCTACGAGGTTGTTTATACAGTGATGGCTGAAGATGATCAATGTGGCGGCGATGATACAGCTACAATCACAATAACACTTGGTGAAGCTCCAGAAGCTCCAACAACTGGTGATGCTGTAGCATTCTGTGCTATAGATGGTGCAACCGCAGCTTTACTTGACGCTGAAGGTACTAACCTAACCTGGTATTCGGACGCTGACCTATCTATGATGGTAAACGAAGAAGACCTATTGGTAAATGGTGAATACTACGTAACTCAAACTGCAGATAACGGATGCGAATCTGAAGCTGCAATGATTATGGTTAATATCGTAGACTCTCCTGCACCAACGATTAGTTCAGATTACGAATTATGTGCATTTGATAATCCAACACTAGCAGATCTTACTGCCGAAATCAACGAAACTGGTGAAGTTACCTGGTACGAATCAGCAGATAGTATGACCGCGTTAAGCAACAATGCTATGCTAACTGATGGAACTACTTATTACGCTACACTTATTTCAGATAACGGTTGCGAAAGTTCAGAAAGATTAGCTGTTACAGTTACTCTAGAAGACTGCGCATTACTATTCCCAGAAGCGATTACGCCAAATGGAGATGGTAGAAATGATAGGCTAGTTATAGAAAATATTGAAAGCGAATATCCAAACTACAACATTACAATCTTTAACAGATGGGGTAATGCAGTGTACAAAGGTAACGCCTCTACTCCTACCTGGGATGGAACTTCTAACCAATCCGGTAGTCTGGGAGACGATGTACTACCTGTAGGTGTATATTTCTATGTGGTAGACTTTAACGACGGAAGCACAGAGCCTCGTCAGGGTAAAGTATACTTGAACAGATAA
- a CDS encoding PorP/SprF family type IX secretion system membrane protein, whose protein sequence is MKKTITKYLIFAGIILFSLKGMAQQDPLFTQYMYNMSVINPAYATDDPGMLNLGGIYRSQWQNVDGAPSTANFFAHTPISERVELGLTVVHDEIGGIVKENNITADFAYVIPTGGESKISFGLKGGLTTFDASLSGLQVNDPTDPALENVNEVFPVFGVGAFWFGDNYYLGASAPNLFTSKYIENEQEIAALGEEEIHYYLTGGYVFQLNPDLKLKPAFMARGVQGAPLAVDVTANVLLYDRLEAGVGYRFNETITGLVNFKITPSLRVGYAYDHFTSEFANYNLGGTHEVMLLFDLDLFGLTKGYDKSPRFF, encoded by the coding sequence ATGAAAAAAACAATCACAAAATATTTAATATTCGCTGGCATTATCCTTTTCTCATTAAAGGGGATGGCTCAGCAAGACCCCCTGTTCACTCAGTATATGTATAATATGAGTGTTATAAACCCAGCTTACGCTACCGATGATCCAGGTATGCTAAACCTGGGGGGTATTTACAGATCTCAATGGCAAAATGTTGACGGTGCTCCAAGCACCGCCAACTTCTTTGCGCACACTCCAATTAGTGAAAGAGTAGAACTTGGTTTAACCGTGGTTCACGATGAAATTGGTGGTATTGTAAAAGAAAACAATATTACTGCCGATTTCGCTTATGTGATCCCAACGGGTGGAGAGAGCAAAATCTCTTTTGGTCTTAAAGGTGGTCTTACCACTTTTGATGCAAGCCTTTCTGGTTTACAGGTAAACGATCCTACAGATCCAGCTTTGGAAAATGTAAACGAAGTTTTCCCGGTGTTTGGAGTAGGTGCTTTTTGGTTTGGAGATAATTATTATTTAGGTGCTTCAGCTCCTAACTTGTTTACTTCAAAATACATTGAGAACGAACAGGAGATTGCAGCATTAGGTGAAGAGGAAATCCATTACTATTTAACCGGTGGATACGTTTTTCAACTTAATCCAGATCTTAAATTGAAGCCTGCTTTTATGGCAAGAGGTGTTCAAGGTGCTCCGTTGGCAGTAGATGTTACTGCAAACGTTTTGTTATACGATAGGTTAGAAGCCGGTGTTGGTTACAGATTTAATGAAACCATCACAGGACTTGTAAACTTCAAGATCACGCCTTCACTACGTGTAGGGTATGCTTACGATCACTTTACTTCAGAATTCGCTAATTACAATTTAGGCGGAACTCACGAGGTAATGTTGTTGTTTGATCTTGACCTGTTTGGTCTTACCAAAGGATATGACAAATCACCTAGATTCTTCTAA
- a CDS encoding tetratricopeptide repeat protein: protein MTRYIVTFLLFALCFSPYVGAQSNFEIGEKFLNQNEIKKAKSVFKEFPNDLKALEYLGDIAGFEKRWDDAINYYEKLLEIKPDSPRYNFKLGGAMGMKALEISKLKAALMIGDIKTYLNKAAELDRNHAEARRVLVELYMQLPAILGGSKDVAEKFKAELHNINKVDAYLAEAYIHKYEGNEELMEIAVKNALQQALDNKKLVERNYLNYELGERAAALKIMPDAAIYFLQEYAENYNYKDLKSPAWAHYYIAQIQASQNNQDKALTHVNKALASKFNFPEAEKLKRQILEM from the coding sequence ATGACTCGATATATCGTTACTTTTCTGCTTTTCGCCTTGTGTTTTTCTCCTTACGTCGGAGCGCAAAGCAATTTTGAAATTGGGGAAAAATTCCTCAATCAGAATGAAATAAAAAAGGCAAAATCTGTTTTTAAAGAGTTTCCTAACGATCTGAAAGCTTTAGAATATTTAGGTGATATTGCCGGGTTTGAAAAAAGGTGGGATGATGCGATAAACTATTACGAAAAATTGCTGGAAATCAAACCCGATTCTCCAAGATACAATTTTAAGCTTGGCGGCGCTATGGGTATGAAAGCCCTGGAAATTTCTAAACTTAAAGCAGCGTTAATGATAGGTGATATTAAAACTTACTTAAATAAAGCTGCTGAGTTGGATAGGAACCACGCTGAAGCACGACGGGTTTTGGTGGAGCTTTATATGCAATTGCCCGCTATTCTTGGGGGTAGTAAGGATGTAGCTGAGAAATTTAAAGCTGAACTTCATAATATTAATAAAGTAGACGCCTATCTAGCCGAGGCATATATTCATAAATATGAGGGAAATGAAGAGTTAATGGAGATTGCAGTTAAAAACGCCCTGCAGCAAGCTCTGGATAATAAAAAACTTGTAGAACGCAATTACCTAAATTACGAATTAGGGGAGAGGGCTGCGGCTCTAAAAATAATGCCAGATGCGGCTATTTATTTTTTACAGGAATATGCTGAAAATTATAATTATAAGGATTTAAAATCTCCTGCCTGGGCACATTATTATATTGCTCAAATTCAGGCTTCACAAAATAACCAGGATAAAGCTTTGACGCACGTAAATAAAGCCCTGGCGAGTAAATTCAACTTTCCGGAGGCAGAAAAGCTTAAGCGACAAATATTAGAGATGTAA